A window of Pullulanibacillus sp. KACC 23026 genomic DNA:
AAATGAATGAATTAGGGCTGGATATGAAGATTGAACCACTTAAAGTTGCTAAGCAGAAGGAGGCGATATTGGCATGACCAACATTTTTGATTTAAAAAGTGAACCTTTATTTCTAGATCGCCTCCAATCAGTCGATCCGAAAAAATTAGCGGTTATTGATTTAAGTTTGGATAATCCTATCATGTTAAATTATGGGCAATTAGAGGAACTGTCTAACCGGACAGCACAAGGTCTTTTAAATTACGGAGTTAAGCCGGGGGATTTTGTCGCTTATCAGCTTCCGAACAGTTGGGAATTTGTCGTTGTCACGTTAGCTATTTGGAAGATTGGGGCAGCTGCCTGTCCGATACTTCCGGCTCTTCGCGATCGAGAAGTCACTTTTATTATGGAAAAAACAAAAAGTCGTCTTCTCATTATCCCAGATGACTATCGAAAGTTTGAGTACGAGCCAATGGTAGATCGTCTGGCTTCAAAACTTCCTAATCTTGAAACAAAGATTGTTATTAAATCGAGAAACCCAATGGATGTGAAAGGTTGTCTAGGCGGGCTTGCCGATCACGATCCAGATCTTGAACGACTTAATCAACTCCGCCCTAATTCAGAAACGAATTCTGAGATTTTATTTACATCTGGTACAACTGGGGAACCTAAAGGGGTTATTCACACACATGGGACACTTAGCTTCGCGGTTCGGGCGCATAGAAAAGCCCTGAAGCTTACAGAGAATGATGTTATTTGGATTCCGTCGCCAATTGCTCATCAAACAGGTTTCTTGTACGGAATGGTGGCAGCTCTTGGCCTTGGAGCCACGCAAGTCTGTCAAGCTGTTTGGAATGTGGAGACAGCAAGAAAAGCGATAGAAGAGTATGGGGCCACTTTTGTTCAGGCGGCTATGCCATTTTTGGCTGATATCTCTCGTGATGCGAATCCTCCAAAAGGGTTGCGGATTTTTGTGGCAACAGGAGCTGCTGTTCCGAGACAGCTTGCAAGAGAAGCGACAAAGGCCTTAGAATGCCATGTTGTTGGCGGATGGGGCTCAACTGAAACTTGCCTAGTAGCCGTGGGTTCGCCTTATGAAGATGGAGATAAAGCATGGGGAACGGATGGTCGTGTGATCGAGGGAATGGAAATGAAGATCACCGATGAGGCAGGAAATGAACTGCCACGCGGTAAAGAAGGGATGTACCGTGTGAAAACACCCGCCATGTTCACCACTTATTTAGATCACCACGAATGGTATGAACAAGCTATAGATGAGAATGGCTTTTTCATTACAGGTGATTTGGCGATTATGGATGAAGAAGGCTTCTTAAATATTACGGGGAGGATTAAAGATATTGTCAACCGCGGTGGAGAAAAGATTCCAGTCGTTGAAATTGAAAATGTCCTATATGAACATCCTAATATTCAAGATGCAGCCATCGTCGGGATGCCTGACCCACGTTTGGGAGAACGAATTTGCGCTTTTATTACACTTAAAGAGAAAACACCATTTGCTTTAGAAGATATCACCTCTTATTTGGAAAGCAAAGGGGTCGCCAAAAT
This region includes:
- a CDS encoding AMP-binding protein, with the protein product MTNIFDLKSEPLFLDRLQSVDPKKLAVIDLSLDNPIMLNYGQLEELSNRTAQGLLNYGVKPGDFVAYQLPNSWEFVVVTLAIWKIGAAACPILPALRDREVTFIMEKTKSRLLIIPDDYRKFEYEPMVDRLASKLPNLETKIVIKSRNPMDVKGCLGGLADHDPDLERLNQLRPNSETNSEILFTSGTTGEPKGVIHTHGTLSFAVRAHRKALKLTENDVIWIPSPIAHQTGFLYGMVAALGLGATQVCQAVWNVETARKAIEEYGATFVQAAMPFLADISRDANPPKGLRIFVATGAAVPRQLAREATKALECHVVGGWGSTETCLVAVGSPYEDGDKAWGTDGRVIEGMEMKITDEAGNELPRGKEGMYRVKTPAMFTTYLDHHEWYEQAIDENGFFITGDLAIMDEEGFLNITGRIKDIVNRGGEKIPVVEIENVLYEHPNIQDAAIVGMPDPRLGERICAFITLKEKTPFALEDITSYLESKGVAKIYWPEHLELIDVLPRTVTGKVQKYVLRELISDKRKIKA